The Candidatus Omnitrophota bacterium genome includes a window with the following:
- the glnA gene encoding type I glutamate--ammonia ligase — protein sequence MTPKEVLKTIKEKSVQFVDFKFQDFPGTWQHFSVPSHCLEEESFEEGFGFDGSSIRGWKTINESDMLILPDPTTAFIDPFTSHVTLSLTCTILDPITKQPYNRDPRTVAQKCADYIQSTGIADTAYFGPEAEFFIFDSARFGSAAHYSMHEIDSSEGIWNSDADCGGQNLGYRPRHKEGYFPVPPTDALQDIRSEMVSVLMELGIDIEAHHHEVATAGQCEIDMRFAPLVKMADQVMMYKYVLKNVAKANGKTVTFMPKPLFGDNGSGMHVHSSLWKNGKPLFAGDKYAGLSDMALYYIGGLLKHASSLIAFCAPTTNSYKRLVPGYEAPVNLAYSQRNRSAAIRIPMYSPSPKAKRIEFRCPDPSCNPYFAFAAIAMAGLDGILNKIDPGDPLDRNLYDLEPEELAKVPQVPGSLEGAIAALEADHEYLLQGDVFSQDVIDTWIAYKRENEIDPVRLRPHPYEFFLYYDI from the coding sequence ATGACGCCAAAAGAAGTTCTCAAAACCATCAAGGAGAAATCGGTACAATTCGTCGATTTCAAGTTTCAAGACTTTCCGGGGACGTGGCAGCACTTTTCCGTTCCCAGCCACTGCCTGGAAGAAGAGTCGTTCGAGGAAGGCTTCGGATTCGACGGTTCCAGCATCCGGGGATGGAAGACGATCAACGAAAGCGATATGTTGATTCTGCCCGATCCTACGACGGCCTTCATCGATCCCTTCACCAGCCATGTTACGCTTTCTTTAACCTGCACCATACTCGATCCCATTACCAAGCAGCCCTATAACCGCGATCCGCGCACTGTCGCCCAAAAATGCGCCGATTACATTCAATCGACGGGCATCGCGGATACAGCTTATTTCGGGCCAGAAGCGGAATTCTTTATTTTCGACAGCGCGCGGTTCGGTTCGGCGGCTCATTATAGCATGCACGAAATCGACTCGTCGGAAGGCATCTGGAATTCCGACGCCGATTGCGGCGGCCAGAACCTCGGCTACCGCCCGCGCCATAAAGAAGGGTATTTCCCGGTTCCTCCTACGGACGCCCTGCAGGACATTCGCTCGGAAATGGTCTCCGTTCTCATGGAATTGGGAATCGACATCGAAGCTCATCACCATGAGGTCGCCACGGCGGGCCAATGCGAGATCGATATGCGATTCGCGCCGCTGGTGAAGATGGCCGACCAGGTCATGATGTATAAATACGTTTTGAAGAACGTCGCTAAAGCCAACGGCAAAACCGTTACCTTTATGCCCAAGCCTCTATTCGGCGACAACGGCTCCGGAATGCACGTCCATTCCAGCCTTTGGAAAAACGGCAAACCCCTTTTCGCGGGCGACAAGTACGCTGGTCTTTCCGACATGGCGCTTTATTACATCGGCGGACTACTGAAACACGCCAGTTCGCTCATCGCTTTCTGCGCGCCGACGACTAATTCCTACAAGCGTTTGGTTCCGGGCTACGAAGCACCGGTCAATCTGGCCTATTCTCAGCGCAACCGCAGCGCCGCCATCCGCATCCCGATGTATTCGCCCAGCCCAAAAGCGAAACGCATCGAGTTCCGCTGCCCCGATCCATCCTGCAATCCTTATTTCGCCTTTGCGGCGATCGCTATGGCGGGTTTGGACGGCATCCTGAACAAGATTGATCCAGGCGATCCGCTAGACAGAAACCTTTACGATCTGGAACCTGAAGAACTAGCGAAAGTTCCTCAAGTTCCCGGCTCATTGGAAGGCGCCATCGCCGCTTTGGAGGCCGATCATGAATACTTACTGCAGGGAGACGTTTTCTCGCAGGACGTGATCGACACCTGGATCGCGTACAAGCGGGAAAACGAGATCGACCCCGTCCGCTTGCGTCCGCATCC
- the lipB gene encoding lipoyl(octanoyl) transferase LipB, translating to MAHNGSFPPPVLRWGVDVSYEQASQMQEERVAQEKEALILCEHPPTITLGTSASRNDLVFSPIYYRRMGVTIHKSPRGGKATYHGPGQLVFYPILNLRERSLTVHEHLRLLEEAMIRLCAAYGVAARRIDGKAGAWVGDKKIGFIGVRVRKGFSFHGFSLNIKPQHETFRLITPCGMPDLCVTSLEEETGITHDLWKTGDRVIDIFHNLLRSAESVGWAQSEA from the coding sequence ATGGCGCATAACGGGAGTTTCCCGCCGCCCGTCCTGCGTTGGGGCGTGGACGTATCCTACGAACAAGCGTCCCAGATGCAGGAAGAGCGGGTCGCTCAAGAAAAAGAGGCGCTGATTCTCTGCGAACATCCACCGACGATCACGCTGGGAACTTCCGCCAGTCGCAACGATCTAGTTTTCTCTCCGATTTATTATCGGCGCATGGGCGTAACCATCCATAAAAGCCCGCGCGGCGGCAAAGCCACTTATCACGGGCCGGGGCAACTCGTCTTTTATCCCATTCTCAATCTGCGCGAGCGGTCTTTGACGGTTCATGAGCATTTGCGCCTCTTGGAAGAAGCGATGATTCGGCTTTGCGCCGCTTACGGCGTCGCCGCCCGCCGCATCGACGGCAAGGCGGGCGCTTGGGTTGGCGATAAGAAGATTGGATTCATCGGCGTCCGCGTCCGCAAGGGTTTTTCGTTTCACGGTTTTTCCCTCAATATTAAGCCGCAGCATGAAACCTTTCGCCTCATCACGCCGTGCGGAATGCCAGACCTCTGCGTAACGTCGCTGGAGGAGGAAACCGGCATTACGCATGATTTATGGAAAACAGGCGATAGAGTCATTGATATTTTCCATAATTTATTGAGATCGGCAGAGTCGGTAGGGTGGGCTCAAAGCGAAGCGTAG
- the lpdA gene encoding dihydrolipoyl dehydrogenase, whose protein sequence is MNAKANLNLLVIGAGPGGYVAAIRASQLGMKTAVVERDRPGGLCLNWGCIPTKALLKSAELYEHLKKGGAFGLKAEGVGFDLAAIVDRSRGISDRIVSGVEFLFKKHSIQQIKGTAEIVSPNEVRVESEGKSEIYMADHILIATGARPRDLPGIQRDGERIVSSKEAMLLKELPPRLAVIGAGAIGMEFAYYYNCLGSQVTVLEALDRVLPVEDDEISKTAARSFKRRGVNIETNALVKSVARDGETVHIQYEANGVKKELTADIALVAIGVTGNIENLGLEKLGVKTVKSSVSVNEHMQTNIPSIYAIGDVIGPPWLAHVASAEGVHAVEHIAGKNPPLINYRAIPGCTYCRPQVASVGYTERKAKEEGIAYKVGSFSFKASGRAIASGDADGLVKLIFEEKYGGLIGAHIVGGEATEMIHELVLAISMEVTAEEIGRTVHAHPTYGESIMEAALDVLGERIHGA, encoded by the coding sequence ATGAATGCAAAAGCAAATCTAAATCTTCTCGTCATCGGCGCCGGGCCTGGCGGTTATGTCGCCGCTATCCGCGCTTCGCAGTTGGGAATGAAGACGGCCGTCGTCGAACGCGACCGGCCTGGCGGACTTTGCCTAAATTGGGGCTGCATCCCCACCAAGGCCCTGCTCAAAAGCGCCGAATTGTATGAGCACCTTAAAAAGGGCGGCGCTTTCGGCCTTAAAGCAGAGGGCGTCGGCTTCGATCTCGCCGCCATTGTAGACCGCAGCCGGGGCATTTCCGATCGCATCGTTTCCGGCGTGGAATTTCTCTTTAAAAAGCATTCCATCCAACAAATCAAAGGAACGGCGGAAATCGTTTCACCTAACGAAGTGCGCGTCGAGTCGGAGGGGAAATCGGAAATTTACATGGCGGATCATATTCTTATAGCCACGGGAGCGCGTCCACGCGATTTGCCTGGCATTCAACGCGACGGCGAGCGTATCGTCTCCAGCAAGGAAGCCATGCTGCTCAAAGAACTGCCTCCACGTCTGGCCGTCATCGGCGCGGGCGCCATCGGCATGGAGTTCGCCTATTATTACAATTGCCTCGGTTCGCAAGTTACGGTTCTGGAAGCGTTAGATCGCGTTCTTCCCGTCGAGGACGACGAAATTTCCAAGACCGCCGCCCGTAGTTTCAAGCGGCGCGGAGTCAACATCGAAACCAACGCGCTGGTAAAATCGGTTGCAAGAGACGGTGAAACCGTCCACATTCAATATGAAGCCAACGGCGTCAAGAAAGAGTTAACCGCCGACATTGCGCTCGTCGCCATCGGCGTAACCGGCAATATCGAAAACCTTGGTTTGGAAAAACTGGGAGTCAAGACCGTCAAATCGAGCGTTTCCGTCAATGAACACATGCAGACGAATATTCCCTCGATCTACGCCATTGGCGACGTGATCGGCCCTCCTTGGCTTGCGCATGTCGCTTCCGCTGAGGGCGTCCACGCCGTCGAGCATATCGCGGGCAAGAATCCGCCGCTTATCAATTATCGCGCCATTCCCGGCTGCACCTACTGCCGCCCCCAAGTCGCTAGCGTCGGTTATACGGAGCGGAAAGCGAAGGAAGAAGGCATCGCCTACAAAGTCGGCTCCTTCTCCTTCAAAGCCAGCGGGCGCGCCATCGCTTCCGGAGACGCCGACGGTTTGGTTAAATTAATATTCGAAGAGAAATACGGCGGCCTTATCGGCGCGCACATCGTCGGCGGCGAGGCGACGGAAATGATTCACGAACTCGTTCTCGCCATCTCGATGGAAGTCACCGCCGAGGAGATTGGCCGCACTGTTCATGCTCATCCCACCTACGGCGAATCCATCATGGAAGCGGCGCTCGACGTTTTGGGAGAACGGATTCATGGCGCATAA
- a CDS encoding type II toxin-antitoxin system HicB family antitoxin: MNRTFTIIVEKGEDGYLISEVVDLPGCHTQARSYDELLIRTKEAIELYLEEKPEITFKFVGLAQIEV, translated from the coding sequence ATGAATCGTACATTTACAATTATTGTCGAAAAGGGTGAAGACGGTTATCTCATCAGCGAAGTCGTCGATCTGCCGGGTTGCCATACGCAGGCTCGAAGCTACGACGAACTCTTAATTCGAACGAAAGAAGCCATCGAACTGTACTTGGAAGAAAAACCCGAGATCACGTTCAAATTCGTTGGTCTTGCCCAAATCGAAGTATAA
- a CDS encoding dihydrolipoamide acetyltransferase family protein — MASIIEMPKLSDTMTTGKIVSWIKKEGDAVAAGEAIAEVETDKATMELEVFDAGALLKILAPAGSAVPIGGPLAIVGKPGENIDDLLNKTQSGTAKPAPKPEAKSTESAPALASASASEPAPSAEDRRIRVSPVAQRMAAEHNVDLAHINGSGPAGRIVKRDIESYLAQAPAAAQVPATRQMALTPSKGLLFEDFPLNTIRSVIARRLPESLGPVPHFYLETDVNIERSLAFKNDLQALAGEDVKITLTDILVKACAVALQRHPQVNSQFGGAYIRRFYAANIGLAVAGEDALMVPVIHSCEAKSVGQIARERLRLVEKAREGRLTPNELSGGTFTISNLGMMGITRFSAVINPPQAAILAVGAIRVEPVIQDNQIVPGKRMALTISCDHRVFDGAEGAQFLATLKSILENPLTLHL; from the coding sequence GTGGCTTCCATTATTGAAATGCCTAAGCTGAGCGACACCATGACGACGGGGAAAATCGTCTCTTGGATCAAGAAGGAGGGAGACGCCGTAGCAGCGGGCGAAGCCATCGCCGAAGTGGAAACCGACAAGGCGACGATGGAACTCGAAGTCTTCGATGCGGGCGCGCTTTTGAAAATCCTTGCTCCCGCGGGAAGCGCCGTCCCCATAGGCGGGCCGCTCGCCATTGTGGGCAAGCCAGGCGAGAATATCGACGATTTATTGAATAAGACTCAATCCGGGACAGCAAAGCCCGCCCCGAAACCGGAAGCGAAATCGACCGAATCCGCGCCTGCATTGGCCTCCGCGTCAGCGTCTGAACCGGCGCCGTCCGCCGAGGATCGAAGAATCCGCGTCTCGCCCGTCGCCCAGCGCATGGCGGCGGAACATAACGTCGATCTGGCGCATATCAACGGCTCCGGTCCGGCGGGACGCATCGTCAAACGCGATATCGAATCTTATCTCGCGCAAGCCCCCGCCGCCGCGCAGGTTCCCGCCACAAGACAAATGGCGTTGACGCCCTCGAAGGGTTTGCTTTTCGAAGATTTTCCGCTCAATACAATCCGTTCGGTTATCGCCCGGCGCCTGCCGGAGAGTCTTGGACCCGTACCCCATTTTTATCTCGAAACCGACGTGAATATCGAGCGTTCGCTGGCTTTTAAAAACGATCTGCAGGCACTGGCGGGCGAGGACGTGAAGATCACGCTGACGGATATCCTCGTTAAAGCCTGCGCCGTCGCCTTGCAGCGCCATCCCCAAGTCAACAGCCAATTCGGCGGCGCGTACATCCGCCGCTTTTACGCCGCGAATATCGGCCTCGCCGTGGCGGGCGAAGATGCGCTGATGGTTCCGGTCATCCATTCCTGCGAAGCGAAATCGGTAGGCCAGATCGCCCGCGAACGCCTCCGCCTGGTGGAGAAAGCCCGCGAAGGAAGATTGACGCCCAATGAACTGTCCGGCGGCACATTCACCATCAGCAATTTAGGCATGATGGGCATCACCCGCTTCAGCGCCGTCATCAATCCGCCGCAAGCGGCCATTCTAGCCGTCGGCGCCATCCGCGTCGAGCCGGTGATTCAAGACAACCAAATCGTTCCCGGCAAGCGCATGGCGTTGACCATTTCCTGCGATCACCGCGTCTTCGACGGCGCGGAAGGCGCGCAGTTCCTGGCGACGCTGAAATCGATTTTGGAAAATCCTTTGACGCTGCATTTGTAG
- a CDS encoding pyruvate dehydrogenase complex E1 component subunit beta: MRRIATMPELAFREALNQAMCEEMERDDRIFLMGEEVGLYNGAYKVSLGMMEKFGPKRVIDSPITENSFVGLGVGAATVGLRPIIEVMTWNFAILALDQIVNNAAKMRYMSGGQLACPMVIRGPGGAAHNLSSQHSQAIESFLVHVPGLIVIAPATPADAKGLLKSAIRDDNPVCFIESEVMYGWKGEVPEGEHLVPIGVSNKIRDGGDVTLVSYSKMIHLCLDAANQLSKDHGVECDIIDLRTLRPLDLDPVYQSIAKTNRVVIVQEAWPMCGVASEIAFRITEDIFDELDAPPARVTSEDVPMPYASVLERAVVPNADKIIKAVKKVCYLAD, translated from the coding sequence ATAAGAAGGATAGCGACTATGCCTGAATTAGCATTCCGTGAAGCCTTGAATCAAGCGATGTGTGAAGAGATGGAGCGCGACGACCGCATTTTTCTTATGGGCGAGGAAGTGGGCCTTTACAATGGCGCTTATAAGGTCTCCCTCGGCATGATGGAAAAATTCGGCCCCAAGCGAGTGATTGACTCGCCCATTACAGAAAATAGCTTCGTCGGCTTAGGCGTCGGCGCCGCGACGGTGGGGCTGCGGCCTATTATCGAAGTGATGACCTGGAACTTCGCTATCTTAGCGCTTGACCAGATCGTCAACAATGCCGCAAAAATGCGTTATATGTCCGGCGGCCAACTGGCTTGTCCGATGGTCATTCGCGGTCCGGGCGGCGCGGCTCACAATCTTTCTTCGCAGCATTCGCAAGCGATCGAGAGTTTCCTGGTGCATGTTCCCGGACTTATCGTCATCGCTCCCGCTACTCCAGCGGACGCGAAGGGTCTGCTCAAGTCGGCCATCCGCGACGACAATCCCGTCTGCTTTATAGAAAGCGAAGTGATGTACGGCTGGAAAGGCGAAGTTCCGGAAGGCGAGCATCTCGTTCCCATCGGCGTTTCCAATAAAATTCGCGACGGCGGCGACGTTACATTGGTCTCCTATTCCAAAATGATTCACCTTTGCCTCGATGCGGCGAATCAATTATCCAAAGATCACGGCGTCGAGTGCGACATCATCGACCTGCGCACGCTGCGGCCTTTGGATTTGGATCCGGTTTATCAATCCATCGCCAAAACCAATCGCGTCGTCATCGTTCAGGAAGCGTGGCCGATGTGCGGCGTGGCTTCCGAAATCGCTTTCCGCATTACGGAAGATATTTTCGACGAATTGGACGCTCCGCCCGCCCGCGTAACATCCGAAGACGTTCCCATGCCCTACGCTTCCGTTCTCGAACGCGCCGTGGTTCCCAACGCCGATAAGATTATTAAAGCGGTAAAGAAAGTCTGTTACTTGGCGGATTGA
- the pdhA gene encoding pyruvate dehydrogenase (acetyl-transferring) E1 component subunit alpha: protein MAASAAAAKTVQKFSKEEIIQVYREMHLIRRFEERMAQLYQQGKIGGFCHLYIGQEAVAVAAEHAIAKDDYMITSYRDHGHVLVRGADPEKIAAELVAKEGGIAKAKGGSMHLFDIEHNFYGGHGIVGGQIPVGTGMAFASKYRGDGRVTVCFFGEAAMNQGTFHESLNMASLWGLPIIYVCENNRYGMGTALERASAVKELSKRTAGAYHIEGVAADGMDFFAMHKCFSDAVERARKESRPTFIDAQTYRFRGHSMSDPVHSHYRTKEEVKDMQKRDPIKIVLQYIDDNLLASQSEIDNLTEKIDEEINESIARALNQPDPKAETLYDDVYVE, encoded by the coding sequence ATGGCGGCGTCAGCGGCTGCGGCTAAAACGGTACAAAAGTTTTCAAAAGAAGAGATTATCCAAGTTTATCGGGAAATGCACCTCATCCGCCGATTCGAGGAACGGATGGCTCAATTGTATCAGCAGGGGAAAATCGGCGGTTTTTGCCATCTATACATTGGCCAGGAAGCTGTCGCCGTCGCCGCCGAACATGCCATCGCGAAAGACGATTATATGATTACGTCCTACCGCGATCACGGCCATGTTCTCGTTCGCGGCGCCGATCCCGAAAAAATCGCCGCCGAACTTGTGGCCAAAGAAGGCGGAATCGCCAAAGCCAAAGGCGGCTCCATGCACCTCTTCGACATAGAGCATAACTTCTACGGCGGCCACGGCATCGTCGGCGGCCAGATTCCTGTGGGCACGGGCATGGCGTTCGCTTCCAAATACCGGGGCGACGGCCGCGTTACCGTGTGCTTCTTCGGCGAAGCGGCCATGAACCAAGGCACGTTCCACGAATCTCTCAATATGGCTTCCTTGTGGGGACTCCCCATTATTTACGTCTGCGAAAACAACCGTTATGGCATGGGCACCGCTCTCGAACGCGCCAGCGCCGTCAAGGAACTCTCCAAACGCACTGCCGGGGCTTACCATATCGAAGGCGTGGCGGCGGACGGCATGGATTTTTTCGCGATGCACAAATGCTTTTCCGATGCCGTGGAGCGGGCGCGCAAGGAAAGCCGTCCCACATTTATCGACGCGCAAACCTACCGCTTCCGCGGCCACTCCATGTCCGATCCCGTCCATTCCCACTACCGCACCAAGGAAGAAGTAAAGGATATGCAGAAGCGCGATCCCATCAAGATTGTGCTGCAATATATCGACGATAACCTGCTCGCCAGCCAATCGGAAATCGATAATCTGACGGAAAAGATCGACGAGGAGATCAATGAGTCGATCGCGCGAGCGTTGAATCAGCCGGATCCCAAAGCCGAAACCCTCTACGATGACGTTTATGTGGAATAA